The Taeniopygia guttata chromosome 9, bTaeGut7.mat, whole genome shotgun sequence genome segment CCACGGAGCACAAGCCTAGTCTGGACTCTCAGGAAAGCCACAACACCTCTGAGCACTCGGGCTGGAGACACCGGGCATTCCTTGTGCTGCCAGCAAAGCTGGAGAGACTGCTGCCTTCCTCCTGGGCTTGCCTTTCCCCCCTTTCAAACTTAAAGAGGGGAAATGTGGGTTGAATCTTGGGCAGGAgttgttccctggcagggtgggcaggcctggcacaggtgcccagagcagctcctggatccctggcagtgcccaaggccaggctggacactgagGCTGGGagaacctgggacagtgggaggtgtccctgccatggcagggctggcactgggtgggatttaaggtccttccaacccaagccatgtTGTGATTCTATGGCTTTAAAGTCCATAAAGAATGGAGATGTGATTTATAataatcatttaaaaaataataacaataatggACAGAGCAGAGTTCTTACCTCCAAAATAAGTTTCCCCTTATGCACAGGGAAAGAATCTGGTTCTTTGTAAAATTCCCTTTGATGTTGACATTTAGGGACATTAATTTAGCCTCTCCAAGGCTTCGAAAGCAATTTGCACAGTAAATTTccccctttatttttaaagctcaCATCAATGCACTTATAAAGAATAGgtaggtttttgttttgatgttatcataactttttctttcctatttgcTCATGTTTTTCTGCTGTCAGTCATAGCCTTTGGGAAGCCACTGACtccagttttttttttgattctgATATAATTTCCACTGGAATTTGGCTTAGTCattccatttcctttttctaCTTCAATGTCTGTTCTCTTGAATGTCTTCCTGACATTTATACAGACCAATATTTATTGTCTGCTcgtggctgcagtgctgcacttgcATCAAGTGCCCAAGATACCCCtcgggagctgctgctctgatcCCGATTTGCTGTTTGATTTAAGTGTTTTTAATGGAAGATGAGCAGGCATTTAGGATTCCCACTACATCTGTCAGTGGCCTTGGCAATGCTCAGGGATAAATCCATCCTGTGCTGAAGCAGTTCACAGTTACCATTGTCATGGTGACCTTTGCTGTTGTCCTCATTCAAATCTGGCAGGAGATAAAGGGTGGAACAGTTCTGAGAAGCAGAGGAGAGTAAAAAAGTTCATTAATATTTCACTGAGGAGTGGTGAAAGAAATCACACAGTTACTCCCATCAATTTTCTTATCAGCAGACAAAATGGAGTGGAGGGATCCTGGCACTGGCAGATGTTTTCTTGTAGGAGGAATTCAGCAGTGCCTCTGTTTGAGCAGATTTGGGGGGCTGAAGAGACGTGTTCTCACTGAACAAAGGGCTGTGCCAGACTTGACCAGCTCCCAGGTTTCCAGCTGCTGAAGGTTAGAGATACCCAGTGAGTAATACCAGAACACTGCCTTAAgaccttttttctcttttaattgaAATTGAGGACTGAAGGGAGGCTGGGCATTGTcaaagaaatgggaaatttaCTGTCTCAGAATAGGAGCAGATAGGACACTGTTAGGGGCTCAAAGACCAGTGATATCTTCACTGTGAAAAGGCTTCTGCCTCTTTCAGAGGCAGTGATATAGcagacattaaaataataacagAATCTGATTCAGGAGCCAGCTCAATTTCAGAACACTGTGCTACTGGATGTTGTCAGGCCCTGGTGGAGTGCTGGCACAGGAGTGAATAATACAAAATCTGTAATAAAAGCACTGGTAAAAttgccaggaaaacaaaattactgCACCTTTTCCTATgaaataaatctattttctgTCTCCTAGGGCTTGTTTTCTGCCATTTGTGAGAAAGAAAGGCCCATTTTGCCGTCGAATGCAGCTTACTCCAAATGAGCTTCAGTTTTCTCTAGACTATGAAATTTTTTGCAGATCCTAACAGCTTCAGGAATTCTAGTGGTAAAGGTTTTGGATGGGATACTGAAAATGTGGTTACCTATCTTAGGCTCGGGGTATAACAGTAACCTACATTTCCAGGCCCCATGTATCTGGCAGCATCTGGGCACGTAGTCCTGGGAAAAAAGGGTTCCTGGTGATTAAAAATAATGCCAGCACCCCAGCCCAAAAATAAAGCCATCATTTTGGGCTTGGACTTAACAGATTATCTCTCAGGTAAATAACTATAAGCTAAAGAAAGTTGCATATTTGCATTCATTTTTGCACACATAGCAGTGAAGTTAAATATAGTTAGTAAAAAAGACTCACAAAAATACCATGCAGGCATACAAATCAGGCTGTCTTGTGAagctcaataaacaaaaaggAAGCAGCATTTTAATCAAAATGAGGAATTGCATGCTAATCACCTCTCAGCACATGCATATTTCATAAGTCATGTTCTGCAAAGCAAAGGCTGTGAGGGGCTGCTCTCAcctcctcagctctcccagcacaaGCCCAGCCTATGGAGCCACACTCACTCATGGCTCTGGGGAATATTTGCTAAAATGAAATGGatggcagccctgctgtggtgagcagcacagggcactctgctgccagagctgctccctgccctgcaagGTGCAGGACAGGAGCTCTGGgcccctctctgtccccagaTGATGCTCACACCAGGGCCTGGGGCTCCCTTGGGTGTTCCCAGGGCAAGGGTGGGgcaaatgcaggtgaacccaatgggaaaaaatgacaatgtctgactcaattcagaaggctgaatgatttatttatgataactatgctaaaacacattaatatactatataaaggaagatactaaaactacaaacctactttttctaactaccatatctcACTCCCAActcgtgcccctctctgagagcccagccccaggtgggttggattgggttggattggattggattggattggattgggttggattggattggattggattggattggattggattggattggattgggttggattggattggattggattggattggattggattggattggattggattggattggattggattggattggccaccaggctcaaacaatcctcaccagaacccaaccaagcaacaccccagggaaacaattctccaaacagattccacatgggaaaaacaaggagcagaaataggaattgttttctctttcattcccCTCCGTGCACCTCTATGacaaatcctgagagagagagaaatgtgctgccacacgAGGGGACTGGCTGTCCCAGTGATGGCTGTTTTACCAACCGTGACGTGATGGAGACTCCACTTCCCTGTGAACAGAGTCCAGTCTGTCATCAGCCCCAGGGAATAAGATTAACACATGAACTGAAAAGAGTCAGTGTTTGAAAATGCTCTGGCTTCTTCTCAAGCATGATTCCTTTTATCTTTCCCTGAAAcctccatccctggggcagTGAGCCATGGTTTCCATCCAGGCTGATGGAGGGAGATGTTTATGGCAAGCTTTCCACAGTCCCTGGTGTCCTGCTGAcacactctgtccagcctgAGCTGGCACTGAGCCTGGTTCTGCAGTCCCTGTCACAATCTGAGTCTCAAAAACCACAGATCAGAGAGGCTGGGACCATCACTGCAGCTGAAAGGCTCTTTGCTAAGTGTGGTTTTATCGTGTTTGGGAGGTTTCCCCTCTCAATCTCATCAAAATATTCATGAGTTCTCTCTCTTGACTGGAATCATTAATGAATAGCTGATGTCAGTGGCATCCTCTGCACTTCCTTTCTGGATGGATCTTTCAACATTCCGCAGGTTCCCCATCTGACACCTCCTAATCAGggtgcagccccgggcagagcTCTGTTCATCCCCTGAGCATCCCTTCCTCACACCCTGggggctctgcacaggggaCACCGACCCTGCCCGGGCTCTTCCCAAGGCACAGGTTCCAGCAGGtacagctgctggcagccctggaCCTGGCCTGAAGGCTCCCCACCAAAAGCAGGCTGTTCCTGATCCTCTAGAGGCAGAATTTGGTTCCAGAACTTTCAATCTGTCATCAAAACTCAATTTGAtcacagctcctggggctgtaTTTCCCAGCCTGCTCCCTTTGCCTTCCTTGGAGCTGAGTGTGGAGAAGGTGATGGGGAAGTAAAGATGGAGAAACGAAGGGCTGAGACAACTGATGGCAGAGCCCCCAGGcatccccagcaggcagggaaagggCAGTTTTACACAtggctcctgcagccattcCTTTTATCATTATTGGAGAAAATCCCACATGCACAGCTgattttctgctgcttccagatGGGGTCACAGCTGGGTCACTCAGCATATGccatcttctttttttattccctgcCTTCAGACAGGGATAGCTGTTCCTTCATCAGTTTGGATTCTGTGTTTAACCTTCCCACAgtgctgtggtgctgcagaCTGCACAACGCTGGCTTTTCTCCAGCATGCCACAGACACCTGGGAGCCTCCAAAGCAGGAGTGGTTCCAAAGCAGGAGTGGTTCCCAAAGCAGGAGTGGTTCCTGAGCAGGAGTGGTTCCAAAGCAGGAGTGGTTCCTGAGCAGGAGTGGTTCCCAAAGCAGGAGTGGCTCCTGAGCAGGAGTGGTTCCCAAAGCAGGAGTGGCTCCTGAGCAGGAGTGGTCCCAAAGCAGGAGTGGTTCCTGAGCAGGAGTGGTTCCTGAGCAGGAGTGGTTCCTGAGCAGGAGTGGTTCCTGAGCAGGAGTGGTTCCTGAGCAGGAGTGGTTCCTGAGCAGGAGTGGTTCCCAAAGCAGGAGTGGTTCCAAAGCAGGAGTGGCTCCTGAGCAGGAGTGGTCCCAAAGCAGGAATGGTTCCTGAGCAGGAGTGGTTCCCAAAGCAGGAGTGGTTCCAAAGCAGGAGTGGTTCCAAAGCAGGAGTGGTTCCAAAGCAGGAGTGGTTCCCAAGCAGGAGTGGTCCCAAAGCAGGAGTGGCTCCTGAGCAGGAGTGGTCCCAAAGCAGGAGTGGTTCCAAAGCAGGAGTGGTTCCAAAGCAGGAGTGGTTCCCAAAGCAGGAGTGGTTCCCAAAGCAGGAGTGGTTCCTGAGCAGGAGTGGTCCCAAAGCAGGAGTGGTTCCCAAAGCAGGAGTGGTTCCTGAGCAGGAGTGGTCCCAAAGCAGGAGTGGTCCCAAAGCAGGAGTGGTTCCAAAGCAGGAGTGGTTCCAAAGCAGGAGTGGTCCCAAAGCAGGAGTGGTTCCCAAAGCAGGAGTGGTTCCAAAGCAGGAGTGGTTCCTGAGCAGGAGTGGTCCCAAAGCAGGAGTGGTCCCAAAGCAGGAGTGGTTCCAAAGCAGGAGTGGTTCCAAAGCAGGAGTGGTTCCAAAGCAGGAGTGGTCCCAAAGCAGGAGTGGTTCCCAAAGCAGGAGTGGTTCCAAAGCAGGAGTGGCTCCTGAGCAGGAGTGGCTCCTGAGCAGcgtggcagggctgggtttgctCAGTGGCAGCTGTGACCCCACTGACACTCTGGGTtacagttctgctgctgctccagcgcCACAGCCAGCCCAGAATCACTCACCTCGTGCCAGAGGCCAGAGGGGAGGTCCCATCCTCTCTTTGGGACCACTCCTGAGAGGAGAAttcagagcaggagaaggaatAAATCCGTGTACAGTGAAGACAGTTCTGGTGCTGGGACCTCCCGCCACGGAGGGGGCTGAcagcagagaagggaagaaCTGGCACTAAGGAATCTGCAGCTTTTGCCTCCTGGCACAGTCCTGCCAAggacacacagctcctgctcctgtgcccAGGCTAATGCACCATCATCACCTGTGCCTGtttggcagagctgtgctgttcCATTCTCCCCGTTTCTTTAGAAAATTCGGGACGCAGGGGCAGCGATAGATAACTGGAGGGAACCTGACCATATTGTAAGTTATGGTAAAAGCTGCCACAGAGAGCAGCGAGGTGCAGTTCAGATCACAGCTACACTGTGTGAGAAGCCAGACTGAAGCCGTAAGTCACctgccctgagcgggcagggcACCACAAAGCACCTTTCTGCCCAGGAGCGCCGCGGGACATTCCCGGCCGACACAAACCGGAGCTCAGGACGGGCtgagggaggcagaggaggacaGCAAGGGGAGGAAGATCCCGAGGGAGCTCCTTGCTCGCtgcccccagggcagggtgcCCGTGCGGGTACAGCGGGGCAGTTTCCAGCCCCGATGAGGCTCGGCTGGGGTGGTGCGAGGAACGGAAGATTTCGGAGCCAGGCTGAGGGTGCCAGCGAGCTGCCCGCTGTCCCCGGAGGGTGtccgggagctgcagggaggcagcggggatgctgcagggaggcagagccaCGAACACGGGCGGAGTGCGAGCCCCGGAGCGGCGCGGCAGCGCCGGCAGTGACATCCCGGGCTGACATCAGCCGGCAGCGGAGGTGGGGCTGGGCGGGACACGGCTCCGGGCTGGCAGCATCCCTGccacctgcagcatccctgccagcctgcagcatccctgccaccctgcatgcagcatccctgccacctgcagcatccctggcacccgcagcatccctgccagcctgcagcatccctgccacctgcagcatccctgccacctgcagcatccctgccaccctgcagcatccctgccaccctgcagcatccctgccagCCCGCAGCATCCCTGCCACCCTGCATGCAGCGTCCCTGCCACCCTGCATGCAGCATCCCTGCCACCTGCAGCGTCCCTGccacctgcagcatccctgccacctgcagcatccctgccaccctgcagcatccctgccacctgcagcatccctgccacctgcagcatccctgccaccctgcagcatccctgccacctgcagcatccctgccaccctgcagcgtccctgccaccctgcatgcagcatccctgccagcctgcagcatccctgccgtcctgcagcatccctgccacctgcagcatccctgccgTCCTGCCGCCCCGCTCCTCCCCGCCGCAGCTCCGGCAGCAGCCCGGGACCAGCCGCCTCTCCTGCTGCCCGCCACAGCCCGGGCACGGCCGTGCCCCTCCTCAGCGCCTGCCACCCGGCAGGGGAATGCCATGGGACACCTGGGCAGCCCCCAGCCACCCTCCGACAGCACGGCAGCGATTTGGAAgaattccattttctttttcagcacCTTCGCTGTTCATTGTTGCCTGGCTTTTTGAGAGCATGAGTTCTGGTCGTTAGGGGTGCTGCCACCTGAGTATTTCTTCATCAGATGCCACAGAAGAGAGTctaggaaaacaaagaaacttGTGATGTGGAGCTGACAGttctggtttcagctggggAAAACTTGCAGAATCagagagaaagcaaaggaaaaaaaatgcccaGGACAATGCCGGTAACTCCTGGTAATTTGTCACTCAACGGGACGAGCTTCTTGACTGACAATCACAGCACCATGGACAAGCCCAGCGAGCAGAGAACTTGGAATGTCTTTCTGTTCTGCTCGACTTTTGCCATtgcactcccagccctgctgggcagcaTTTATGCACTCGTTTCCCTGCTGAAGCTGCAGAACAAAACCGCGGTTTCGATGATTGTCACCTCTCTGGCAGCAGACGATCTGATCAGCACCGTGCCAGTGATTATTTTCATGCTCATGCAGTGGTCGAGCGAAGTCCTCCCCCAGTCTCTGTGCACCACCTCAGCGTTTATGTATTTATTCCAGGGCATTTCTAGCAACCTGAAAGGGTCTCTTATAGTTTCTTACAACTTCTACACTCTCCACACGGCCGGGACGCGGAGCCGCAGCTCCCCGGAGCGCCGTGGGCGTGTGGCATGGGCCATCCTCAGCATCTGGACCGTCAGCGGGCTGCTGTGCGCTTTGCCTCTGTGCGGCTGGGGCAGCTACACCCGCACGTCCTGGGGCTGCTTTGCCGACCGGGGCAGctcccaggtgctgctgctgctggctgtgtaCTCGCTGTGCCTCTCGCTGCTGGCAGCGCTGGCTGCTCCCCTGACCCTGCGGCTGCTGTGCTCGGCTGAGCCGCGGCTGCTGCCGCtgcggggctcggggggctccgCCTGCCCCGGGACCCCGCGGGGcttggggggctcggggggctccgcccgccccgggaccctgcggggctcggggggctccaCCCGCCCCGGGACCCCGCGGGGCTCCGCCGCTGCCGCCCCTCCGCCGCCACCTCCCGAGCCCGGGGATAAAACCCCGGAGCCTTTCCAAAACTCACAggcggattttggggagggTGTGGCGGAGAGCAGCGCACAGAGCAGGAGCTTCACGGTGGGCTTTGCCCAGAAACGATTCTCGCTGGTCCTGGCACTGACCAAAGTGCTTCTCTGGCTGCCAATGATGGTAAATTCTCAGATGGCTTCACTTTCCAATGCTCACTTCCATTTCAGTGGGACGTCACCTGTGGGCCATGGGCTCAAACAGATGAACTGTGGCCATTGCAGCTGCTGCTCGTAGTGTAGTTGTGCCAGCAGAAGTCCTCTCCAGCAGGTCTGTGTCACTGCATGAGTTTAACTGGCGCCCAGGGGGTTTGGCAGGGTTCGTTGCTCTGGCACTCTCCCATCACACCGTTCATGCCATGTGGACACTGGGGCAGTAAGGTCACCCTTGGGTACTGCCAGCTGTGGGAcaggccttgctcagcattCTGGGGCTGGCAATTGAGCTAAGAGCCCCTCTGTCCTCTCCTCTGAGACACATCCTTTGGGTTTAAAAAATAGGAGTTTGGTGGGAAAATGCAGTTTGGCTGCACCTTTGTAaacctgcagtgctggggcaggagggacgtgtatgtgtatgtgtgtgtgggGAGGGGAACAGGAACCTGAGAAAGGCTCTGCTGGGAACAGGGAACGCGGCTCTGGGGCAGGTACCCCCCCTTGGGTGTGTGAGGCTGGGGCTCCTCGGTACCACACGGGactggctggcactgggagctgctcGATGGTGCTCAGCACCTACATTTAGCTTCAGTGAGGGCTTTTCTGAGAAATGCAGCATGAGAGGAGAGCAGTCAGCATGTCTGCCAGAGCCACAAGTGTTGTCCTCAGCAAACACTAATGACAACCTGTCATATTCACAGCGAGATGTTCTCCCTGTTCCTGGAAGCATCTCATGTGCCCAGAGTGATTTAAATTTCCAAATGCTCTGCCTTTCAGACACAGCTGGCTGTCCAGTACACGACTGGGCTGCAGAGCCTTTCTTTTGAGACACTGAGCTTCCTGCTGACAGTGCTGGCTGCCACAGTCACCCCGCTGTTTGTCCTGTCACAGCACTGGCTGCACCTGCCCTGCGGCTGCATCAtcaactgcaggaggagctccTCTGCAGGGTCTTCACAAGATGCCAAAAGTAAGCGTGGAAGGGTTGCCTTGGTGTGACAGGGGTTGCCTTGGTGTGACAGAGGTTGCCTTGTTGTGACAGAGGTTGCCAGGCCTCCCCTGGTCACCTTCTTGGCACCTTCTAGAGCCCTGTCTTGCCCTGGGCTTTGTGTAAAAGTAGCTGGAGGAACAGAGTGGGTCAGGTGGAAGAGGCTCACAGGGATCATGTGGTCTTAACTGGAAATGTTAAAGGCTAAATATTTGTGAGGATGTGGGGATTGTTTCCCATTCTCTGGAGTGAAAATCCTCTACCATCAGTGAACGAATTCCTGATATTCTCTCCTTGTTCAGAGAGAAAGAACTCCTGAATCTGAGGGAAAAACCATCCCCAGTGCATGGCTCTCACTTGCTTTAAACACATCACCCAGGTGGAGAtggcttgtgctgccctgctgccctccaaAGCCACTTTCCCAGAGAGAACGGCTGCAGTTCATCAGGAGGCAGCTCCTTCTCACCTTCTCACAAGTCTTTCTTCTCAacaattcatttttttaatggaggGAAAATCGCCTGtttccagcaggagctggataACTTCTTCCATGTTTTAGCATGTCATCTGCATGTGTTTGtaatctcatttttctttttggcctCAACTCCTGACGCAGTTTCTTTCTGTCCCGCTTAGCCAAGCGCAGCGGTTTGGAGTTCAACCTGTCGTTCCAGGAGGGCTGTGGGATCTACAGGATatccctggggagccctgcctgccccagcagTGATGGCAAaccctcctgctgccagggcctggcgagccctgcctgcaggcagcctggcagaggcagtgccagccccggggcgccggggcagggctggcagggcacccctgctgccagcccagggccgtgccagggccagcagggctCCCAGCCCTCGGCGTGCCCTGCGGGAGCAGCGTGGGCACTGTCCCACCAGCACGGCCACCCGCCCGCCCTCTCGGACTGGGACTGGAGCCGCAGCAAATCCGAGAGGAACCCCCGGCAGGTAAAGCAGGAATTTATGCTTTTCTGTAATAACAGCTTCCTTATGAAATAGGAATCATTTTTACTGACACTGATTCTCCATTGGTCACATTTTTTAGTAAAACTCTTGCATGGCATTATATGGTGTTTAGTAAGCACAGATCTATTTGCAGGTGTTGATCCTACAGTAATTTCTCACTTGTCTTCTTAATagtggggttttcttcttttgtgtgCACCTGCATGATTTGTATATGATAAGAAGTAAGTATGAATTATGTTACTTTATCTTAATGAATAGGACGTTTCTCTCCAAAAGATGACATTTTCCAGAGAATTCCACTGTGGAATTCAGCGGCTGTTGGGCATTACAGTAGGTGGGAGTGGGATAAGAGCCCAGTGAAGTCTGTGAGACAGGAGCTCTGGAAGGCTCCATGTAGGAAGGGCTCTCTGGAAGTCACTAATCCAACCTCCTGGTCTGAGCAGGGTGGCTTTGGGGCCAGAGCAGCTCGTGCTCAGCTCTGCACACGCACAGGAGATGGATCAGATGTATTGAGTATTCAAATACGGGCTTCTCTCTCCACCTGATAAACACCAGTTTATCACCTGAGTCAcagcaggaattggctgataTTTCAAATGTGACTGATCATCCCTTTCATAAAAAGCAATGCTCACTCTGTTGCATTGTACAGAGATGAATTCCTGCATTTGGGGGCAAAAGGGAGTGATGACTCAGCCTGGTTTTAATCTACCAGTTCTTGCCAAGACCTCGTGTGCCATGTACAGCTTGTTAATGAAATCACAGTATCAGGTTCATAACTGTGGCTCTCCTTGCAGGAGTTTCCAgatgatgtttaaaaaaaataataaaattgctTTCCCCACATCCCCTGGTGCCAGTTGAGCTGCAGCCTTGGGACTGCAGCAGGTGTGAGCAGCTCTTGTGAGCAGCTGGCAGTGACTGCCTGTGGGTGTTTTGTGTGCCCTGGGGCCTTGTACGGCACTTTTGGACTTACTCTTCCCTTCTTGCACTACAAAGAATCACCACTCATCCACTTCTGACACCTTCCCAGCTATAACCCAGTGCCAGGCACTAAAGCTCCTGTGGGTAAAAGTTCCAGTTCAGGTTTTCTGGTGgatttgtgctgttttttttgCCGATTTATGCTGGATTTTCTGGTGAATTTGTGCTGGGTTTTCTGGCCGATTTGTGCTGGTTTTTTGGCCGATCTGTGCTGGATTTTCTGGTGGATTTGTGCTGGCTTTCTGGCCGATTTGTGCTGGTTTTTTGGCCGATCTGTGCTGGATTTTCTGGTGGATTTGTGCTGGGTTTCTGGCCGATTTGTGCTGGTTTTTTGGCCGATTTGTGCTGGTTTTTTGGCCGATTTGTGCTGGATTTTCTGGTGAATTTGTGGTGGGTTTTCTGGCCgatttgtgctgtttttttgACCaatttgtgctggttttggcaaTCTCAGCTCTAACGGCGCTGTTCCCCTGCAGCGCACGGCTGGGGCCCTGGCCGTGCCTCTCTGCGCCTtccagggcaccgtgtccctGCAGGCCCCCACCGGCAAAACGCTCTCCTTGTCCACCTACGAGGTGAGCTCCGAGGGGCAGAAGATAACCCCGGCGGCCAAGAAGATGGAGGTGTACCGCTCCAAAAGCGTCGGGCACGAGCCCAGCGCGGCAGAGCCTCGGGCTGCGCTCACCGACACCAGCGTGAAGATTcacctggaggtgctggagaTCTGCGCCAACGAGGAGGCCCTGGACACCGTGTCCATCGTCAGCAGCATCAGCCAGTCCTCGGCGCAGGCACGCTCGCCCTCGCTGCGCTTCTCCCGCAAGGAGAACCGCTTCGTGTGCTGCGAGCTGGGCGACAGCGCCTCGTACTCGCTGCGCATCCCCTCGCCCAGCCCCGGCTGCGGCCTCAGCATCTCCATCCCCGACACCGTGGAGGCTCACCGGCGCAACAGCCAGCAGCAGCGCTGGGCCGGGGCTGGGCACCAGGAGGAGATCCAGCTGCTGAACAAAGCCTACCGCGAGCGCCAGGAGCCGGGCAGCAGCTAGAAAAGGCCTTCCAGCtccacgctgctgctgctctctgacaGACAGCGCTGCCCGCGCCCCCGGGACCCAGCAAGTACAGCATCAGCTGGTTCTTTGCCTTGCGTGCAGATTTTATTTAGGTGCACTGTTGAATCAGTTCAAACTGAGTGCTGTATCAAGGGGATAACAAATACTCAAGTGCTTTACAGCTTTCTATAGTGGATTTtaagttatttatttatataccTATTTATTTGAGGCACACATGTGTCTAAAGGGAATCCTAAATAAAATCTTAAACCCCAGCTTTGGTGTTTGTTGGCACTGGGTGCCGTGTGTGCAGGAACCTGTGGAAATGAGGGAGCAGCTCCACATGCGGGCAGTTACAGCAGTTTTGATTCACTTGCGGTCCCTGTCCACATCTAAATTAATACTAGAAATACTTTTCTAACACCT includes the following:
- the GPR149 gene encoding probable G-protein coupled receptor 149; the protein is MPRTMPVTPGNLSLNGTSFLTDNHSTMDKPSEQRTWNVFLFCSTFAIALPALLGSIYALVSLLKLQNKTAVSMIVTSLAADDLISTVPVIIFMLMQWSSEVLPQSLCTTSAFMYLFQGISSNLKGSLIVSYNFYTLHTAGTRSRSSPERRGRVAWAILSIWTVSGLLCALPLCGWGSYTRTSWGCFADRGSSQVLLLLAVYSLCLSLLAALAAPLTLRLLCSAEPRLLPLRGSGGSACPGTPRGLGGSGGSARPGTLRGSGGSTRPGTPRGSAAAAPPPPPPEPGDKTPEPFQNSQADFGEGVAESSAQSRSFTVGFAQKRFSLVLALTKVLLWLPMMTQLAVQYTTGLQSLSFETLSFLLTVLAATVTPLFVLSQHWLHLPCGCIINCRRSSSAGSSQDAKTKRSGLEFNLSFQEGCGIYRISLGSPACPSSDGKPSCCQGLASPACRQPGRGSASPGAPGQGWQGTPAASPGPCQGQQGSQPSACPAGAAWALSHQHGHPPALSDWDWSRSKSERNPRQRTAGALAVPLCAFQGTVSLQAPTGKTLSLSTYEVSSEGQKITPAAKKMEVYRSKSVGHEPSAAEPRAALTDTSVKIHLEVLEICANEEALDTVSIVSSISQSSAQARSPSLRFSRKENRFVCCELGDSASYSLRIPSPSPGCGLSISIPDTVEAHRRNSQQQRWAGAGHQEEIQLLNKAYRERQEPGSS